Genomic DNA from Fusarium oxysporum Fo47 chromosome IX, complete sequence:
TTTAATCTGCTAGGGACCTTGCCTTTTCCACTGCGTTCACCTTCCACTGTTTCCTCCCAAAGTTTACGGCCGAGCTCATCGGTAAGTCGGAGCACACGGCTGCTAACCGTGGCGCCATCACGACGGTTTTTGCCTTCACGTCGTGATTTGGCAATCTTCTCGGTAAAGTCCCAAAGTTTGCCTTCCGCTAGCAGCGCGCCAGTCTTGGGATCGCGAGGAGTTCGCCAGGAGGCGTCGAGCTGCACGCGCGGAGGAATTTTGGAGTCTTTTGACTTAACAACGTGGAGGAGTTGGTCTTGTTCGAAGCGTGTGTACGAGTTCTTCAGAGTTTCCTTATTGACAGCTTCAAAATACGAGAGATCACCCTGATGATACAGTGTCTTGCCGAGCTAGATGTTTTGTGAGCACAGTGAATGATGGGAAACACGACGGCATGACCTAGTGAAACATGTGTATGAAGACTTACCAACTGTGCGCTGTTGTGTGTTTTGCCTTGTTCAATCCAGATCTCTCCATTTTGGCCTAGGGGGGGAGTAAGACCCATAAGAGAGACTGCTGCCAACCAAGTGGCCTCGATGAAAGGCCATATTAGGAAGCAGTAAAAATCGTAGTTCTCTCTTCCAGCCCTTCTCTCCTGGTCCGCAAGACCAACCATTGTGACGTTGCCCTCTGCGTCGCGGTCAATCCTAATAACGTTGTCTGCCTCCAAGCCTCGCAGAGTCCGATCCAGATTGGTGTCAAGACCCTCACTAGAAAAGATGAACTCGCCTCGGAACAGTGACGAAAGAAAGTATACTTGTTCTTTCAGCTCGTCAAACGGCATGTCTTGCATTTGGGGCCCACCTCCCCTCTTAACTCTCGAGTACATTGCTGCACTAACGAGCGCCTCGTAAATGAAGAGATGGATCGTCATGTTGCGATAAAATGATAGCTGGAAGCGGTCGACAGCATAGTATGTAGGCTCAGCAAGACCCTCGACCACGCCAACGAGATCTTTGCCGAGTACCTCAAGACCGCGTTCGATGATTTCGGTAAGAGGTGCATTGCCAAAATGGGCCACGCGCCCACCTTTCGCACGTACACGTTCTGTGAGCCATGTAACTCGCCGTTTCAATTCCTCCTTGCCCACTCCGCGACCACGGAGTGTCAGAAGAACAGTCCCTATCAGTGCTGTAGGCATCACGACAGACACTTCGTTGATATCGCTCAGAACCTGATAGCCCATCGTGCGTAAAAGTTTCTCTCGTACTGCTCGGACCTCTGGACGTTGATGATCAGTATCGAGACCGCGCGGTACGCTGGGCAGTTTTGATAACTGGTCATCCAAGAACTTTCGTAAGCTCCAAGGCTCATGGAACCTGACATCCACGCGACCCAAGCGTAAAGAAAGGACGGAAGATCCACCGCTCAGAAAGTCAGCAAgattctccttcttcttgggcatTCCAAGTAGCTCGGTAACATAACCCTCCGTCTCAATAACTTTATCGTACTGCGTGCTGACAGGGCATATAATAGCATCCTTAACACGCCCGG
This window encodes:
- a CDS encoding acyltransferase-domain-containing protein, with the translated sequence MSHNEDAVDASTNSAPDLQILGDEVTLQPSGYVESPSKNIPEGKEEALMDKFASFRSEPFQFLREVSLYVSGQGWRAYDRVIGQPVFYSGFSENMKNMVLSAPLLQQRISRLAEHRVAVEEREGMLPRDSKDYGAKRAHRLTEIESGLQELAEKWTDDMICKMESKAFIRGAYYLTTQLLTRAYHQGIHVSSEEVLRLRKVAEVAAKKKQSIIFLPSHRSHVDYVSLQLICYRLGLTLPVVVAGDNLNIPVLGEFLQHAGAMWIRRAFGDDVLYTTLVQSYIDTLLQEGYNFECFIEGGRSRTGKLLPPKFGILSFVLDSILSGRVKDAIICPVSTQYDKVIETEGYVTELLGMPKKKENLADFLSGGSSVLSLRLGRVDVRFHEPWSLRKFLDDQLSKLPSVPRGLDTDHQRPEVRAVREKLLRTMGYQVLSDINEVSVVMPTALIGTVLLTLRGRGVGKEELKRRVTWLTERVRAKGGRVAHFGNAPLTEIIERGLEVLGKDLVGVVEGLAEPTYYAVDRFQLSFYRNMTIHLFIYEALVSAAMYSRVKRGGGPQMQDMPFDELKEQVYFLSSLFRGEFIFSSEGLDTNLDRTLRGLEADNVIRIDRDAEGNVTMVGLADQERRAGRENYDFYCFLIWPFIEATWLAAVSLMGLTPPLGQNGEIWIEQGKTHNSAQLLGKTLYHQGDLSYFEAVNKETLKNSYTRFEQDQLLHVVKSKDSKIPPRVQLDASWRTPRDPKTGALLAEGKLWDFTEKIAKSRREGKNRRDGATVSSRVLRLTDELGRKLWEETVEGERSGKGKVPSRLNNEEKEAFGKSIRQVKKKREERARAHL